GGTACAGGACGAGCAGCGCCGAGAGGGAAAGGGCCGAGGCGATCCCCGTGAACAAGCGGAGCTTGCTCGACGTGCCGGTCGGCGCATAGGCGGCCAGACACGTCGCCAGGGCGGTAAGGGCCACCTGCCAGCCCGCCACGAACAGGAAGAGGTCCCGCCCCGCATAGGCGAGGCCTGCCCCCGCCTGGACGAAGAGCAGCATGGCCATTTCGAGCTTGTCGCCCTTCTGGGCCCGCCAGGCGACCGCTGCCGACGCGAAAGCCACCACGCTGGTCAAGAGCGCGAAGTGAAGACCAAGACCGTCCAGCCCGAACCTAAAGCCGATCCCCAAGGAAGGCAGCCAGTCCGCCTGCGAGAGGGCTTGCCAGCCCCCACGCGGATCGAACGGCATCGCGACCGCAAGCGACAGCACGAGGGCCAGGGCCGTCGTGAAGAGCGCAAGCAGGCGGCTGCGGCTCGCGGGTTGCAGGAGGATCGCGATCGCCCCAAGCAGGGGCAGCAGCACGGAAAGAGGCAACAGAGCAGACATGAACCGGCCGCGCTTTCTAGGTCCGAAGACCGAGCAATTGCCCGAAAAGCCGGAAGACTCCCGCGATCGAATCGGGCACCCGCAGGATGTACCAGATCCCGAAGGCCACGAGGCACCCGAGCGCCATCAGCAGGCTCGTCTGAACCTTGCCCCCGGCACCGAGCTTGATGGCTTCAGCGATGGTGAGGACCAGCAACGCGAGGGCCGCGTACGCGCCCCCGATCCAGTCCCGCTCGACCCGCTCCAAGGCCTCGGCGAGCCGCTGGCGTGCCCCGTTCGTCATGGCTTATCCCTTCACCTCGTCGAAGGCCTCGAGGTCCACGGTCTCGCGCCGGACGAAGAGCGCCCGCAAGAGGACCATGCCGACCAGCGCCTGCGCCACGCCGAGCCCCATGACCGACAAGACGAGGCTGCCCTCGCCCGCTGCCTGAGGGTGCAGGAAGTGCCCGAAGGCCACGAGGTTGAGGACGGCGGCGACCAGGGCGACTTCGAGCGACATCCAGGCGCGAATCCCGTCGCGTTGGATCACCGCCCCGTAGAGCCCGATCGAAAGCAAGGCGGCTCCGAGCCCCAGGGCATGCCCGAGCCCGAAGGAGAGCGGCTGTGCGAGCAGCAGAGCGCCCCACTCGGAGCCGGCCAACACCCGAACGAGGAGGATCAAGCAAAGCAGTAGCACCAGCGAGGCCCAGTAAAGCCTGCGATCCGACGGCCCCGCCTTCACCTGGGCCTGGCTCTGCCAGTAGGCCACGTGAAAAACGCCGCCCACCAGCGCGCCGAAGCCGAAGAGCTGAGCGGCGGCAAGCCACGGGGCCTGCCACAGCCAGAACAGCACGGCGCTCGCCCCCACCGTGCCCATCAGCGCCGCGGCGGCTAGGACCGTGTTCCGCGCGAGGGCGACGGCGAGCGCCCCGGCGATGGACGCCAGGGCGAAGAGGTACATGGCGGCACTCGGCAAGGTTTTTTCTCTTAAACGGCCTGGGGCTCGACGCGCAGCGCCGCAAGCTCAGCCTCGAAGCTCGCGAGGTAAGCCTTCTTGTCCGCCTCGGGCAGGAACGAGGCCCGGATGCCGTTCAGGACGATCTGCTCGATCTGGTCGCGCGACAGGCCGAACTCGGTCATGGCCACGTCGTACTCCCGCACCAGGTCGGTCTCGAACATGGGGGGATCGTCCGAGTTGAGGGTCACCAGGCAGCCCGCGTCGACCAGCTTGCGCAGCGGGTGCGAAGCGTAGTCGGGGTAGATGCCGATGCAGGTGTTGCTCGTGGGGCAGACCTCGAGCGGGATCTGGTTGTCGCGCAAGTGCGCGATGAGGGCGGGATCCTCGATGGAGCGCACGCCGTGGCCGATGCGCTGGGCCTTGAGGACGTTGAGGGCGTTCCAGACGCTCTCGGGGCCGGCGGCCTCACCGGCGTGGGCCACCACGGGCATCCCCGCCTCGCGGCCGAGGCGGAAGGCCTCCTCG
This genomic window from bacterium contains:
- a CDS encoding NADH-quinone oxidoreductase subunit K; translated protein: MPSAAMYLFALASIAGALAVALARNTVLAAAALMGTVGASAVLFWLWQAPWLAAAQLFGFGALVGGVFHVAYWQSQAQVKAGPSDRRLYWASLVLLLCLILLVRVLAGSEWGALLLAQPLSFGLGHALGLGAALLSIGLYGAVIQRDGIRAWMSLEVALVAAVLNLVAFGHFLHPQAAGEGSLVLSVMGLGVAQALVGMVLLRALFVRRETVDLEAFDEVKG